From one Humulus lupulus chromosome 8, drHumLupu1.1, whole genome shotgun sequence genomic stretch:
- the LOC133795540 gene encoding uncharacterized protein LOC133795540 produces the protein MFTAAIPRELHEACMCKGFGSSLVSPTLQWYTNLLNNSIASFAQLTDVFVEQFASSRKLENLSDDLYRIRQRWDESLRDYVARFNAEKVSITACNVDTAVTAFRKGLLVESDLYKELTKFPCRTMEDVHAKVWAQIKWEEDESNRQSISNYSNSRMGNKVKWPGKIQKPEALKDMTKWCKATIAEGDERHENPPEPPQNARTVNVISGGLEVSGITYSAAKRHAREPVNNQGKHRKPETVAGQTISFVNNETTDLLHPHHDALVISLYIANCFIKRVLIDNGGSANILFLNALRDMKVDESTIIQKYTVLIEFNGEEKHSIGEIKLHVWAEGVNLQTKFIVVDFPS, from the exons ATGTTTACTGCCGCTATACCTCGCGAGTTGCACGAGGCGTGTATGTGTAAGGGGTTTGGGTCCAGTCTAGTTAGCCCAACCCTTCAATGGTATACAAACTTGCTTAATAATTCTATTGCTTCATTTGCTCAATTGACTGATGTTTTTGTAGAGCAGTTTGCTAGTAGTAGGAAACTGGAGAATCTATCAGATGACCTCTACAGAATTAGGCAGAGATGGGATGAATCTTTAAGAGATTATGTAGCAAGGTTCAATGCTGAGAAGGTGTCAATTACGGCATGCAACGTGGACACAGCCGTCACAGCCTTCCGAAAAGGCCTTCTGGTAGAATCTGACCTTTATAAAGAGCTAACTAAATTTCCTTGCAGGACAATGGAGGATGTTCATGCCAAAGTATGGGCTCAAATAAAATGGGAGGAAGACGAGTCTAACAGACAATCGATCTCCAACTACTCAAATTCTC GCATGGGAAATAAAGTCAAGTGGCCTGGAAAGATTCAAAAGCCAGAAGCTCTGAAAGATATGACCAAATGGT GCAAAGCAACCATAGCAGAAGGGGACGAAAGACACGAAAATCCACCCGAACCCCCTCAAAATGCAAGGACCGTGAATGTGATTTCAGGAGGATTGGAAGTTAGTGGTATTACGTATTCAGCAGCTAAACGTCATGCACGTGAACCCGTCAACAACCAAGGAAAGCATAGAAAGCCAGAGACAGTCGCTGGACAAACCATCAGCTTTGTCAATAACGAAACCACAGATTTGCTTCACCCTCATCATGATGCTTTAGTCATTTCATTATATATTGCAAATTGTTTCATTAAACGTGTATTGATTGATAATGGAGGTTCTGCTAACATTTTATTCCTCAATGCTCTCAGGGACATGAAAGTTGATGAGTCAACAATCATCCAAAAATATACAGTCCTAATCGAGTTCAATGGTGAGGAGAAGCACTCGATTGGAGAAATCAAACTGCATGTTTGGGCAGAAGGAGTAAACCTCCAGACCAAGTTCATTGTTGTTGATTTCCCTTCTTAA
- the LOC133795541 gene encoding uncharacterized protein LOC133795541: protein MKPDDQEKTTFIMERGTFCYKVMLFGLKNAGATYQRLVNRMFTDMLGKSMEVYIDDMFIKSLTAADHLDNLKQSFQVLQKYNMKLNPAKCSFGVSSGKFLGYLATKRGVEASPNQIRSIQKIQSPKSVKDVQHLTGKIAALNRFVSKSYERCHLFFSTLRKTKDFEWTEECEDALRQLKEYLASPPLLAKPKDGESLYMYLAISGTSISAVLIREEEGRQQPVYYVSKTLLDVETRYIQIEKLALALPELSRRLTKWAVELSEYDITFQLRIAIKSQVLADFIADFSSDMQVQAEKELLCLKEQSDSKWKQSVDGSSNSRGCGLGVVLTSPQGDVIQQAIKCDFKATNNETEYEALIVGLDLAKEMNIKILEITSDSQLIVNQFNGTYQDKNSKMVVYLQAVKERLSSFTEISINPVPRIENSHADALANLESTIQTKNGVTIPVIYIQWPVVWKPQEEVKDVSENISWMTPIIQYLTDGTLPQDRSESRKIRAKAARFTLYDGKLYKRSFFGPLLRCLTLAETHYVLTELHEDDFSRFTWLYPLKHKSDALSAFLQFKSFVKNQFETRIKALRADWGGEFQAFNKALQESGILFQHSCPHTLVQNGRVKQKHRHIVEMGLTLLAQASMPYRYWVDAFQTSVYLINRVPTPILKDKSPFETL, encoded by the exons ATGAAACCAGATGACCAAGAGAAGACAACATTCATCATGGAGCGGGGAACCttttgttacaaggtcatgctgtTCGGACTTAAGAACGCTGGTGCAACATATCAGAGATTAGTTAATCGGATGTTCACCGACATGCTAGGAAAGTCAATGGAAGTATATATTGACGACATGTTCATCAAGTCTCTAACAGCAGCAGACCacctcgataatctcaaacaatcaTTCCAGGTACTTCAAAAATATAATATGAAACTCAACCCTGCCAAGTGTTCTTTTGGTgtttcttcaggaaaatttctagggTACTTAGCCACAAAGCGAGGAGTCGAAGCAAGCCCAAATCAAATACGCTCCATACAGAAAATTCAATCGCCAAAATCAGTTAAAGACGTCCAACACCTAACTGGGAAAATAGCAGCACTCAATCGTTTTGTTTCAAAATCTTATGAACGTTGTCATCTGTTCTTCTCGACACTTAGAAAGACAAAGGAttttgagtggacagaggaatgtgaAGATGCACTTAGACAACTTAAAGAATACCTCGCCTCACCTCCACTCTTAGCGAAACCAAAAGATGGTGAATCACTATACATGTACCTAGCCATCTCAGGGACATCAATCAGCGCTGTGTTAATCAGAGAAGAGGAAGGAAGGCAACAACCCGTCTATTATGTCTCAAAGACTCTTCTTGACGTAGAAACAAGATACATCCAAATTGAGAAGTTGGCTCTAGCACTT CCAGAGCTCTCAAGAAGACTCaccaagtgggcagtggaactcaGTGAATACGACATCACATTCCAACTGAGAATAGCAATCAAATCTCAGGTATTAGCTGACTTTATTGCGGATTTTTCTAGTGACATGCAGGTACAAGCAGAAAAAGAGTTGTTGTGCTTGAAAGAACAATCTGACTCTAAGTGGAAGCAGTCAGTAGATGGTTCGAGCAACAGTAGAGGATGCGGTTTAGGAGTTGTTCTGACCTCACCCCAAGGAGATGTCATTCAACAAGCAATCAAGTGTGACTTCAAAGCGACCAATAATGAAACTGAGTACGAAGCACTCATTGTTGGGCTCGATCTTGCTAAGGAGATGAATATCAAGATTCTCGAGATCACGTCAGATTCCCAACTTATAGTCAATCAATTCAATGGTACATACCAGGACAAAAACTCAAAAATGGTGGTGTACCTCCAGGCTGTAAAAGAAAGACTGTCAAGCTTCACAGAAATATCCATCAATCCAGTGCCAAGGATCGAAAATAGTCATGCTGATGCACTAGCCAACCTAGAGTCAACAATTCAAACCAAGAATGGAGTCACAATTCCAGTCATCTACATACAGTGGCCAGTGGTGTGGAAACCTCAAGAAGAAGTCAAGGATGTGTCGGAGAACATCAGTTGGATGACACCCATAATCCAATATCTGACTGATGGCACACTCCCGCAAGACAGGAGTGAATCTCGAAAGATTAGAGCCAAGGCAGCAAGGTTCACTTTATATGATGGCAAATTGTACAAACGATCATTTTTTGGGCCCTTACTTAGGTGTCTCACTCTAGCAGAAACACACTATGTTCTTACAGAGTTACATGAAG atgattttagtaggtTTACATGGCTATACCCTTTAAAACATAAGTCTGATGCTTTAAGTGCTTTTCTTCAGTTCAAATCCTTTGTTAAAAATCAATTTGAAACAAGGATCAAAGCTTTAAGGGCTGATTGGGGTGGTGAGTTTCAAGCCTTTAATAAGGCCCTACAAGAGAGTGGTATTCTTTTTCAACATTCATGTCCTCATACCTTGGTTCAAAATGGAAGAGTCAAGCAAAAACATCGACATATTGTCGAAATGGGACTTACATTGTTAGCTCAAGCGAGTATGCCATATAGGTATTGGGTTGATGCTTTTCAAACATCTGTATACCTCATAAATCGCGTACCTACTCCTATACTAAAAGATAAATCACCCTTTGAAACATTGTAA